A part of Balneola sp. genomic DNA contains:
- a CDS encoding nucleotide excision repair endonuclease, translated as MTLDLFLPISQTQKERVNSALRERPPHEPGVYTMYNKAGEVLYVGKAKDLHNRLTSYRYSKSKKTQRMIAQLQRIRFEICKSETDAILLENLLIRSLRPPFNVANKKPETYYYISTTRRGNKREFRLSMRQLKEYPKCYGCFKGHLRVRRGLGGLLKLLFVLDTEIKHAHFLPSQLLKRITPMRFNVRLSDQVGVQVDQLLQGRSSTLIDDFEEMIELSSFRDKFTYSYFRNELELLRMFFVLGPERNQLIKKELQLDSELISQDELDDLQVLLAERRNEGNIPLANG; from the coding sequence TTGACTCTCGATCTCTTCTTACCCATATCACAAACTCAAAAAGAGCGAGTTAACTCGGCGCTAAGAGAACGGCCACCGCATGAGCCCGGGGTATATACGATGTACAATAAAGCGGGTGAGGTTTTATATGTTGGTAAGGCAAAAGATTTGCATAACCGCCTAACTTCTTATAGATATTCAAAGTCGAAAAAGACGCAACGAATGATCGCCCAGTTACAACGTATCAGGTTTGAGATATGTAAATCGGAAACGGACGCTATTTTATTGGAGAATCTGCTTATTCGTTCTCTTCGCCCGCCCTTCAACGTTGCCAACAAAAAGCCGGAAACCTATTACTATATCTCAACTACCCGGCGTGGAAATAAACGGGAGTTTAGATTATCCATGCGCCAGCTCAAAGAATACCCAAAATGTTATGGGTGTTTCAAAGGGCATTTGAGAGTAAGAAGGGGCTTGGGGGGATTACTTAAATTACTGTTCGTTCTAGATACTGAAATCAAGCATGCTCATTTTTTACCCAGTCAGTTATTGAAGCGCATTACCCCAATGCGTTTTAATGTGCGTTTAAGTGATCAGGTGGGAGTTCAGGTGGATCAGTTGCTCCAGGGCAGGTCTTCCACACTCATCGACGATTTCGAAGAAATGATAGAGCTATCATCATTCAGAGATAAATTCACCTATAGCTACTTTAGAAATGAACTTGAATTGCTGAGGATGTTCTTTGTCCTGGGGCCCGAACGAAATCAGCTTATCAAAAAAGAGCTCCAATTGGATTCAGAACTTATTTCCCAGGACGAACTGGATGACCTTCAAGTGTTACTTGCTGAACGAAGGAATGAGGGAAATATACCCTTAGCTAATGGTTAG
- a CDS encoding MFS transporter translates to MPQPGTTSIDIEREKKLKKELNAVCAALSILGLAFSSWASRVPDVRDLAILTAATLGYALLFRGAGTIVMMPIVASGINRFGATKVVLWSGLMVAFTLVPIAMMNNWIALGLLLMLIGAVSSAFNISVNALGAKVEMESGTSHMGKIHSWFGFGNLGGALIGTLMARLDVSVVTHFMGVSILMLVILGMIYRHLPEDAPHPDAEKPKYSLPRGGLIALGIICFLGACIEGSINNWVGLFFTDHLNVSHEFAPIGYTSFAGALLLMRILGDRLKNRFGPKRLLVVGSLSGAVGIVIALYAPNMAVGAIGVFLAGAGASLNFPMVFSAAGREGAIALTSVATLGYVGGMVSQPLVGLIVEQFELFGGFLFIAICMVMTAYVAFRSNLLKG, encoded by the coding sequence ATGCCCCAACCTGGTACAACCTCGATTGATATAGAGAGGGAAAAAAAGCTAAAAAAAGAACTCAATGCTGTTTGCGCAGCCCTGTCCATTTTGGGTTTAGCTTTTTCAAGTTGGGCATCCAGGGTTCCCGATGTAAGAGACCTGGCTATACTCACGGCGGCTACATTAGGCTATGCCCTTCTGTTTAGAGGAGCAGGGACCATAGTAATGATGCCGATTGTAGCATCAGGAATAAACCGCTTTGGAGCTACTAAAGTTGTACTCTGGTCTGGGTTAATGGTCGCCTTTACACTCGTACCAATAGCTATGATGAATAACTGGATTGCTCTAGGTCTTTTACTAATGCTGATCGGCGCGGTATCCAGTGCGTTCAATATTTCAGTAAATGCACTGGGCGCTAAAGTGGAGATGGAATCGGGCACCTCTCATATGGGAAAAATCCACTCATGGTTCGGATTTGGGAATTTGGGAGGGGCACTGATTGGTACCTTAATGGCTCGTCTGGATGTATCGGTAGTCACCCATTTCATGGGGGTTTCAATACTTATGTTAGTAATCCTGGGTATGATCTACAGACATTTACCGGAGGACGCACCTCATCCTGATGCAGAAAAGCCAAAATATTCGTTGCCCAGAGGAGGGCTAATTGCCCTGGGTATTATTTGTTTTTTGGGAGCATGTATTGAAGGCTCTATTAATAATTGGGTGGGACTATTTTTTACCGATCACTTAAATGTATCACATGAGTTCGCACCCATTGGTTATACCTCATTTGCAGGCGCGTTGCTACTTATGAGAATTCTTGGTGATCGGCTAAAGAATAGATTCGGCCCCAAAAGGCTACTGGTAGTAGGCTCACTATCCGGTGCGGTAGGGATCGTTATTGCACTATATGCACCCAATATGGCAGTAGGGGCTATTGGTGTTTTCCTCGCTGGTGCCGGCGCTTCCTTAAACTTCCCCATGGTATTCAGTGCAGCAGGCCGGGAAGGGGCTATTGCCTTAACCTCGGTGGCTACCCTGGGATACGTTGGAGGTATGGTCTCACAGCCTCTGGTGGGCTTGATTGTAGAGCAATTCGAACTATTCGGCGGCTTCCTGTTTATTGCAATCTGTATGGTAATGACCGCTTATGTGGCCTTCAGGTCCAACCTGTTGAAAGGGTGA
- a CDS encoding glycosyl hydrolase encodes MKKLFIVSLFAFTTYTLSFAQVDIVEPPFWWTNMPVQELQIQLYGEELGHYRASLDYPGVIIQKQLAVDSPNYLFLYLEVSPEAKPGEMEIALKKGNETTTINYELKTREPLEGRNQGFDSGDLIYLMMPDRFANGNPDNDSIEGMIESADRSDPERRQGGDIAGVVEHLDYIKDLGMTAIWFTPIFENDMSVEYGGYHGYAATDLYRVDRRFGSNEEYKALIDEVHKNDMKVIMDMIHNHIGDKHWWMEDLPTKDWVHSWEKYGQTNYRGPVASDPYASEYDSNRLLNGWFVREMPDLNQNNELLADYLIQNTIWWIEYSGIDGIRMDTYVFPDKDYMARWSKEVLTAYPNFNIVGEAWLNFPGPEAFWQYDKEGTDDGYNSYLPSVTDFPLAQAVDAALNEGFGWDNGVARIWNILTNDFLYTDPMKNVIFLDNHDMDRIYERVRKNEAHFKMAYTFLLTTRGIPQVYYGTELMMEHEFRGGDDEYRRPNMPGGWEGDSRSVFTEEGRTDKENEIIDFVSRLGNWRQTSDAAKYGRLLHFVPENGVYVYFRIHENQTILVVMNSNEDEVTIPRSVLDEVLDKFKTGTNIFTDSSIDLSKDFKVDGKVTWVWELE; translated from the coding sequence ATGAAAAAACTATTCATTGTCAGTCTATTTGCTTTTACGACTTATACACTTTCTTTCGCACAGGTAGATATTGTTGAGCCTCCATTTTGGTGGACTAATATGCCCGTGCAGGAGCTGCAAATTCAGCTTTATGGAGAAGAACTTGGGCACTATCGAGCAAGCCTCGATTACCCCGGTGTAATCATCCAAAAACAACTGGCCGTTGACTCCCCGAACTATTTGTTCCTGTACCTAGAAGTATCTCCAGAAGCCAAACCAGGAGAAATGGAGATCGCCCTTAAAAAAGGGAATGAAACTACCACGATCAATTACGAGCTGAAAACCAGGGAGCCTCTAGAAGGTAGAAATCAAGGTTTTGACTCCGGGGATTTAATCTACCTTATGATGCCCGACCGATTTGCGAATGGTAATCCTGATAATGATTCTATTGAAGGCATGATCGAGTCTGCAGATCGTTCAGATCCGGAAAGAAGACAAGGTGGTGATATTGCAGGTGTGGTAGAGCACCTTGATTATATAAAGGACCTTGGTATGACCGCTATTTGGTTTACTCCCATTTTTGAAAATGATATGAGTGTAGAGTATGGGGGATATCATGGCTATGCGGCTACTGATTTATACCGTGTTGATCGACGATTCGGGAGTAATGAAGAGTACAAAGCCTTAATCGACGAAGTTCATAAGAACGATATGAAAGTGATCATGGATATGATCCATAATCATATTGGTGATAAGCACTGGTGGATGGAGGACCTTCCAACTAAGGATTGGGTACATAGCTGGGAAAAATATGGTCAAACCAATTACAGAGGACCTGTAGCTTCAGATCCTTATGCTTCAGAGTACGACTCAAATCGTCTACTTAATGGTTGGTTTGTCCGGGAAATGCCGGATCTAAACCAAAACAATGAGCTCCTAGCTGATTATCTGATTCAGAATACTATTTGGTGGATCGAGTACTCAGGAATTGATGGTATTCGAATGGATACCTATGTATTCCCTGATAAAGATTATATGGCTCGCTGGTCGAAAGAAGTGCTAACTGCCTATCCGAATTTCAATATCGTTGGGGAAGCATGGCTTAATTTCCCGGGCCCGGAAGCATTCTGGCAATATGACAAGGAAGGAACTGATGACGGCTATAATTCCTACCTGCCAAGTGTGACCGATTTTCCATTGGCTCAAGCAGTTGATGCCGCTTTAAATGAGGGTTTTGGCTGGGATAATGGGGTGGCTCGGATCTGGAATATTCTTACTAATGATTTCCTCTATACCGATCCTATGAAGAATGTAATCTTCCTGGATAATCATGATATGGATCGGATTTATGAACGTGTTCGGAAGAATGAGGCACATTTTAAAATGGCTTATACCTTCTTACTTACTACCCGCGGTATTCCTCAAGTGTATTATGGTACAGAATTAATGATGGAGCACGAGTTCCGTGGCGGTGATGACGAGTACCGCAGGCCAAATATGCCCGGAGGTTGGGAAGGAGATTCCCGAAGTGTATTCACTGAAGAAGGTAGAACAGACAAGGAAAATGAGATTATTGATTTTGTAAGCCGCCTGGGCAATTGGCGGCAAACTTCAGATGCAGCCAAATATGGCCGCCTTCTGCATTTTGTTCCTGAAAACGGGGTGTATGTCTATTTCCGTATTCATGAGAACCAAACCATTTTGGTAGTTATGAACTCCAATGAAGATGAGGTTACTATCCCTCGTTCTGTACTGGATGAGGTGCTGGATAAGTTCAAAACCGGAACCAATATCTTTACTGATTCCAGTATCGATCTTTCCAAAGATTTCAAGGTGGATGGAAAAGTAACCTGGGTGTGGGAGTTGGAGTGA
- a CDS encoding ABC transporter permease, whose amino-acid sequence MDHKPPELAEKILTKLQYDDVWKTTLGDFEEYHAYLSKKNGPRAADWWYWKQVFRYAPSKIIHSFYWTLDMFRNYLKVAIRNILKYRGYSFINILGLAIGLASFVLIGLFVVHEMSYDRQHEDSDKIYRVVRNDPQGFYLGTNWYAVNPTPLSLALNDDFQGIEAAVVLDIRESLLSTNNQPFFEDGLFTNESYFDFFSYDWLAGNPATSLENPNSIVLTRSLAEKYFGESNAMGEAILFTYDDEEPFLRTVTGIIEDVPSNTHLQFDFVAPMNSMPGYERESTFWLNNNTYSYIKIDGTVSPSDLVDRIKALSDPQLLTSDYYSENPQNLPFFALQPLKDVYLKSGGINFNPGKISSARYVYMLSGIAIIILIIACINYMNLATARSMNRAKEIGVRKVNGAFQSNLIMQFVAEALVFSLAGLFLALVIVITLFPTLSASLGQSVSLQIFNTPLFWALFIGIGTLVGLISGSYPALYMSGLSPIGVFKKTIKGGSTNRRMRNLLVVGQFAITNILVLSSVVIFQQLNYIQSKDAGFNRDQIVTIEITDPEVMPRFDVLKQSFSSNPNILSVSSGSHLPTKIESQTSGINWDGKPEDYDLDTFNGIINTNYLEMLGVDMIAGRYFDEEMDPDTANHLIINESLARSIGWSPEEAVGKDFILWRRDGRIVGVVQDFNFMSYHSSIAPLLLRYAPIEQHSKIMLKISPNNMQETLRFVEDEIRAISPDFPFIHAFLDDTFDNQYRTELTLGKMFNYFTILALFIACMGLFGLASFMMEQRSKEIGIRKVLGANLLQIITLLNRDFIKLIGISLLISIPVGWFLANNWLKDFAYRIDLGPMIFISTAVIALGVALLTVSIKSFKTATANPIDSLKSE is encoded by the coding sequence ATGGATCACAAACCACCAGAATTAGCGGAGAAGATCCTCACCAAGCTTCAATATGATGATGTTTGGAAAACGACTCTGGGCGATTTCGAAGAATATCACGCTTATCTCTCTAAAAAGAATGGCCCTAGAGCGGCTGATTGGTGGTACTGGAAGCAAGTGTTTAGATATGCCCCTTCAAAAATTATTCACTCTTTTTACTGGACCTTAGATATGTTTAGAAATTACCTGAAAGTTGCAATCCGTAACATCCTCAAATACCGAGGCTATTCATTCATTAACATTTTGGGACTAGCTATTGGGCTGGCCAGTTTTGTACTCATTGGGTTGTTCGTGGTTCATGAAATGAGCTATGATCGACAACACGAAGACTCCGACAAAATTTATCGTGTAGTTCGGAATGATCCACAAGGTTTTTACCTGGGCACCAATTGGTATGCTGTGAATCCTACGCCATTATCTTTGGCTTTAAATGATGATTTCCAGGGTATTGAAGCAGCTGTCGTTTTGGATATCAGAGAGTCATTGCTCAGCACAAATAACCAACCCTTTTTTGAAGACGGCCTGTTTACAAATGAAAGCTACTTCGATTTCTTTTCCTATGATTGGTTAGCGGGAAATCCAGCTACTTCATTAGAGAACCCAAACTCCATTGTCCTTACACGTTCGCTTGCTGAAAAATACTTTGGTGAATCCAACGCAATGGGTGAGGCCATTCTTTTTACCTATGATGATGAAGAGCCTTTTCTTAGAACTGTAACCGGAATTATTGAAGATGTTCCTTCCAACACTCACCTTCAGTTCGATTTTGTGGCTCCGATGAATTCAATGCCAGGATATGAAAGAGAAAGTACATTCTGGCTAAACAATAATACCTACTCCTATATAAAAATTGACGGCACCGTATCTCCTTCGGATTTAGTGGATAGAATTAAGGCACTGTCCGACCCTCAGCTTTTAACCTCTGATTACTACTCAGAAAACCCGCAAAACCTGCCGTTTTTTGCGCTACAGCCTTTGAAAGATGTGTATCTCAAATCAGGAGGTATAAACTTTAATCCCGGAAAAATTAGTAGCGCCCGTTATGTGTACATGCTTTCCGGTATAGCAATTATCATCCTCATTATTGCCTGCATCAATTATATGAATCTAGCCACAGCCCGATCTATGAACCGGGCAAAAGAGATCGGGGTACGAAAAGTAAATGGGGCTTTTCAGTCTAATCTGATCATGCAGTTTGTTGCCGAAGCTTTGGTGTTCTCTCTGGCCGGGTTATTCTTAGCTTTAGTTATAGTCATCACTTTATTTCCCACACTATCAGCTTCTTTAGGGCAATCTGTTTCCCTCCAGATTTTCAATACCCCACTATTCTGGGCTCTTTTCATAGGAATTGGCACCCTTGTTGGGTTGATCTCGGGAAGCTATCCTGCTTTATATATGTCGGGTTTATCTCCGATTGGTGTGTTCAAGAAAACTATAAAAGGAGGTAGCACGAACCGAAGAATGAGAAACCTCTTAGTAGTTGGTCAATTCGCTATTACTAACATCCTGGTTCTTTCCTCTGTCGTCATCTTTCAGCAGCTGAATTATATTCAATCGAAGGATGCCGGCTTTAATCGCGATCAAATTGTGACTATTGAGATCACAGATCCGGAAGTAATGCCGCGTTTTGATGTGCTCAAACAATCTTTCTCATCTAACCCCAACATCCTTTCTGTTTCGTCCGGGTCTCACCTTCCAACAAAAATAGAAAGCCAAACAAGTGGCATTAACTGGGATGGAAAACCCGAAGACTACGATCTGGATACCTTCAACGGGATCATTAATACCAATTACCTGGAAATGCTGGGAGTAGACATGATTGCTGGAAGATATTTTGATGAGGAAATGGATCCTGATACTGCAAACCACCTTATTATTAATGAGTCGTTGGCGAGAAGTATTGGTTGGAGTCCAGAGGAAGCTGTTGGCAAAGATTTCATTCTTTGGCGTAGAGATGGACGCATTGTTGGCGTTGTTCAAGACTTTAACTTTATGAGTTATCATTCCAGCATTGCCCCTCTTTTACTCAGGTATGCCCCCATCGAACAGCATTCTAAAATCATGCTTAAAATCTCCCCTAATAATATGCAGGAGACGCTGCGTTTTGTAGAAGACGAGATAAGAGCTATTTCCCCGGATTTCCCATTTATCCATGCCTTTTTAGATGACACTTTTGATAACCAGTACCGAACCGAGCTAACTCTTGGTAAGATGTTCAACTACTTTACCATATTAGCATTGTTCATTGCCTGTATGGGATTATTTGGGCTTGCTTCGTTTATGATGGAACAGCGTTCTAAGGAAATAGGGATCCGAAAAGTGCTTGGAGCCAACCTTCTTCAAATCATCACACTGCTAAACAGAGATTTCATAAAACTTATTGGGATAAGCCTTTTGATTTCTATTCCAGTAGGTTGGTTTTTGGCAAACAACTGGCTGAAGGATTTTGCTTATCGAATAGACCTGGGGCCTATGATATTTATATCTACAGCTGTAATTGCCCTTGGTGTGGCTTTGCTAACGGTTAGTATCAAATCCTTTAAAACAGCCACGGCTAATCCTATTGATAGTCTAAAATCAGAATAA